From a single Actinomyces viscosus genomic region:
- a CDS encoding polyprenyl synthetase family protein, whose amino-acid sequence MIGSLPLSAPQLEARIVPALQAIEDRLMEVVTSADETINPPTSHLAEAGGKRLRPVLALLTAQLGDPALATGEQIRDAGVAVELTHIATLYHDDVMDEAPLRRGAPSAQTVWGNSAAILTGDVLVARASQLVAALGPEAVMAHAKTFERLCMGQLHETLPRPSGTDPVDHYIQVLADKTGSLIAVSARYGAMLTGAGERTERIVEDFGEKIGVAFQLADDVIDLMSDSATTGKTPGTDLREGVDTMPVLLLRKALAAGELDAAGQAILSRLSTGDLSDDAFLADVVARLREHPVLARTREMAMAWAAEAVQGLEGLEEAVIGGTRRRLAEAGVEGEAAAAAVADAGERVTQVRAAMEDFARILVDRAA is encoded by the coding sequence GTGATCGGATCATTGCCGCTGAGCGCGCCCCAGCTGGAGGCGCGCATCGTTCCCGCCCTCCAGGCCATCGAGGACCGCCTCATGGAGGTGGTCACCAGTGCGGATGAGACCATCAACCCGCCGACCTCGCACCTGGCCGAGGCCGGGGGCAAGCGTCTGCGTCCGGTCCTGGCCCTGCTGACCGCCCAGCTCGGCGACCCGGCCCTGGCCACCGGCGAGCAGATCCGTGACGCGGGCGTGGCCGTGGAGCTGACCCATATCGCCACCCTCTACCACGACGACGTCATGGACGAGGCCCCGCTGCGCCGCGGCGCCCCGAGCGCCCAGACCGTATGGGGCAACTCCGCCGCCATCCTCACCGGCGACGTCCTCGTGGCCCGCGCCTCCCAGCTCGTGGCGGCCCTGGGACCCGAGGCCGTCATGGCCCATGCCAAGACCTTCGAGCGCCTGTGCATGGGGCAGCTGCACGAGACCCTGCCGCGCCCCTCGGGCACCGACCCGGTGGACCACTACATCCAGGTCCTGGCGGACAAGACCGGCTCCCTCATCGCCGTCTCGGCCCGCTACGGGGCGATGCTCACCGGCGCCGGGGAGCGCACTGAGCGGATCGTCGAGGACTTCGGCGAGAAGATCGGGGTGGCCTTCCAGCTGGCCGACGACGTCATCGACCTCATGAGCGACTCGGCCACCACCGGCAAGACCCCCGGCACCGACCTGCGCGAGGGCGTGGACACCATGCCGGTCCTGCTCCTGCGCAAGGCTCTGGCGGCCGGTGAGCTCGACGCCGCCGGCCAGGCGATCCTCTCTCGCCTGTCCACCGGTGACCTGTCCGACGACGCCTTCCTGGCCGACGTCGTCGCCCGGCTGCGGGAGCACCCGGTCCTGGCCCGCACCCGCGAGATGGCCATGGCCTGGGCGGCGGAGGCGGTTCAGGGACTTGAGGGTCTGGAGGAGGCCGTCATCGGCGGGACCCGACGGCGCCTGGCCGAGGCCGGCGTCGAGGGCGAGGCCGCCGCGGCCGCGGTGGCCGACGCCGGCGAGCGGGTGACCCAGGTGCGTGCCGCCATGGAGGACTTCGCCCGCATTCTCGTGGACCGGGCCGCCTGA
- the nuoN gene encoding NADH-quinone oxidoreductase subunit NuoN, protein MSPSDTAPIVNWDALTPVLIILGAGVLGVLVEAFIARPARLAVQATLSVLAILASGVSLFLRWDEVKAAGAAVEASYQGAEGFLPGARMSAGLTEDPFSIAAQGILLVIGLLAVLVMADRTAVGDGAFAAQAADRPGSAEESESLLAGWTTTEVFPLTLFSLGGMMLFGASSDLITLFVILEMISLPLYILAATARHRRLLSQEAALKYFVLGAFASAFLLMGSALLYGVAGAVDYRSLGEAVRTVQGQDWLILAGLTLVIVGLLFKVAAVPFHAWSPDVYQGAPTPVTGFMAAGVKAAAFLALVRFYYVIAGAMGWDLAPALWAVAALTMLVGTVVGVVQRDVKRMLAYSAIAHAGFMLIGILAYSKEAISALSFYALTYGVATVGAFGIIALVRSNRDGSVGGEDGDLEAFKGLGRRSPWAAGAMTVFLLSFAGVPLTAGFMAKFRLFATGLSGHGVPLVVLAVVCSAVTAFFYMRLIVLMFFHEPDGERSVVVASNGPIILAVSVAVMATIGLGILPQAAFDLFDRTAMLLP, encoded by the coding sequence GTGAGCCCCTCAGACACTGCCCCGATCGTCAACTGGGACGCTCTGACGCCGGTGCTCATCATCCTGGGAGCCGGTGTCCTGGGTGTCCTCGTGGAGGCCTTCATCGCCCGTCCCGCTCGCCTGGCCGTCCAGGCCACGCTGAGCGTCCTGGCCATTCTGGCCTCCGGGGTGTCCCTCTTCCTGCGCTGGGACGAGGTCAAGGCCGCCGGGGCCGCCGTCGAGGCGAGCTACCAGGGCGCCGAGGGCTTCCTTCCGGGCGCCCGCATGTCCGCGGGCCTGACCGAGGACCCCTTCTCGATCGCCGCCCAGGGCATCCTCCTGGTCATCGGGCTGCTGGCCGTCCTGGTCATGGCCGACCGCACCGCCGTCGGCGACGGCGCCTTCGCGGCCCAGGCCGCCGACCGGCCCGGCAGCGCGGAGGAGAGCGAGTCCCTCCTGGCGGGGTGGACCACCACCGAGGTCTTCCCGCTGACCCTGTTCTCCCTGGGCGGCATGATGCTCTTCGGGGCCAGCAGCGACCTCATCACGCTGTTCGTCATCCTGGAGATGATCTCCCTGCCCCTCTACATCCTGGCGGCCACGGCCCGTCACCGCAGGCTGCTCAGCCAGGAGGCGGCGCTGAAGTACTTCGTGCTGGGCGCCTTCGCCTCCGCCTTCCTCCTCATGGGCTCGGCCTTGCTCTACGGGGTGGCCGGCGCCGTCGACTACCGCAGCCTCGGCGAGGCGGTGCGCACCGTGCAGGGGCAGGACTGGCTCATCCTGGCCGGTCTCACGCTGGTGATCGTCGGCCTGCTGTTCAAGGTGGCGGCCGTGCCCTTCCACGCCTGGAGCCCGGACGTCTACCAGGGCGCCCCCACCCCGGTCACCGGCTTCATGGCCGCCGGGGTCAAGGCCGCGGCCTTCCTGGCCCTCGTGCGCTTCTACTACGTCATCGCCGGGGCCATGGGCTGGGACCTGGCGCCCGCCCTGTGGGCCGTGGCGGCGCTGACCATGCTCGTGGGCACCGTCGTCGGCGTCGTCCAGCGCGACGTCAAGCGCATGCTCGCCTACTCCGCCATCGCCCACGCCGGCTTCATGCTCATCGGTATCCTCGCCTACTCCAAGGAGGCGATCTCCGCGCTCAGCTTCTACGCCCTGACCTACGGGGTGGCCACCGTGGGCGCCTTCGGCATCATCGCCCTGGTGCGCTCCAACCGCGACGGCTCCGTGGGCGGCGAGGACGGCGATCTGGAGGCCTTCAAGGGCCTGGGACGCCGTAGCCCCTGGGCGGCCGGCGCCATGACCGTGTTCCTGCTGTCCTTCGCGGGCGTGCCCCTGACGGCCGGCTTCATGGCCAAGTTCCGTCTCTTCGCCACCGGGCTGAGCGGCCACGGGGTGCCCCTCGTGGTGCTGGCGGTCGTCTGCTCGGCCGTCACCGCCTTCTTCTACATGCGGCTCATCGTGCTCATGTTCTTCCATGAGCCCGACGGCGAGCGCTCGGTGGTCGTGGCCAGCAACGGCCCGATCATCCTGGCGGTCAGTGTTGCGGTGATGGCCACAATCGGGCTGGGTATTCTGCCGCAGGCCGCCTTCGACCTGTTCGACCGTACGGCTATGCTCCTTCCGTGA
- the nuoI gene encoding NADH-quinone oxidoreductase subunit NuoI, whose product MTDRPHRSRGSQHDDWLRDAPSALARAFAPVAGYGVTISSMFRPVVTEQYPFEPAQVMPRYHGRHQLNRYDDGLEKCIGCELCAWACPADAIYVEAASNEPGAQYSPGERYGRVYQINYLRCIFCGMCIEACPTRALTMSTDFDELVGPGREGLIYEKEDLLAPVPDGAVAAPHPMVEGTEDGDYYRGRVTGSTQAQIDWVRAHRPDDPSLAGARAKAASTASGWGTRQTVKGAVR is encoded by the coding sequence ATGACTGATCGCCCGCACCGTTCCCGGGGCTCCCAGCACGACGACTGGCTGCGCGACGCTCCCTCCGCTCTGGCCCGGGCCTTCGCCCCCGTGGCCGGCTACGGGGTCACCATCTCCTCGATGTTCCGCCCGGTGGTCACCGAGCAGTACCCCTTTGAGCCCGCCCAGGTGATGCCCCGCTACCACGGCCGCCACCAGCTCAACCGCTACGACGACGGCCTGGAGAAGTGCATCGGCTGCGAGCTGTGCGCCTGGGCCTGCCCCGCCGACGCGATCTACGTCGAGGCCGCCTCCAACGAGCCCGGCGCCCAGTACTCGCCCGGGGAGCGTTACGGGCGCGTCTACCAGATCAACTACCTGCGCTGCATCTTCTGCGGCATGTGCATCGAGGCCTGCCCCACCCGGGCCCTGACCATGTCCACCGACTTCGATGAGCTTGTCGGCCCCGGCCGCGAGGGTCTCATCTACGAGAAGGAGGACCTGCTGGCCCCCGTGCCCGACGGCGCCGTCGCCGCCCCCCACCCCATGGTCGAGGGCACCGAGGACGGCGACTACTACCGCGGCCGGGTCACCGGCTCCACCCAGGCCCAGATCGACTGGGTGCGCGCCCACCGGCCCGACGACCCCAGCCTGGCCGGCGCCCGCGCCAAGGCCGCCTCCACCGCCTCCGGCTGGGGCACGAGGCAGACCGTCAAGGGGGCCGTGCGATGA
- the nuoL gene encoding NADH-quinone oxidoreductase subunit L, producing MFPAPVTAVVTPLTEATGPASWAWLLIAVPAASAALLLLAGRRSNAWGHWLGLAASLATACLGVGILLQVLGLPAEERVIELPLYHWFTAGNLSIDVGLRLDPLSLTFVTLVTCVGFLIHLYSVAYMAHDLHRRRFFAYLNLFIAAMLTLVLGDSYIVLFVGWEGVGLASYLLIGFWNTADADAPQGEQVTSRENAAAAKKAFVMNRVGDVGLLLAMMTMVGQVGSVSFDAVSAAALDGSVATGWLTAIGFFLLLAACGKSAQFPLQAWLGDAMAGPTPVSALIHAATMVTAGVYLMVRSAAVFEGAPDAQMAVAVVGAITLLLGAVIGSAKDDMKKVLAASTMSQIGYMMLGAGLGPIGYAFAIFHLLTHGFFKAQLFLGAGSVMHAMSDQVNMRRFGGLRSAMTITWVTMGIGWLAILGVPPFSGFWSKDRLIEAAFVGEGAKPWILGTIALLGAGLTAFYMSRLFFMIFHGQRRWTTDKDLEGEVHPHESGWLMTLPLIILSVFSAGLGGLLTYNNMFVTWLEPVTGHAEHGEPVLPATVIMGATLALVVVGVGVAWWMYVRRPVPVVLQPANVLVEAARKDMYQDAVNEALAMRTGQGLVLATDAVERYVVDGAIEGAAAGTGAVGRLTRRTESGYVRSYAGYMLAGTVLVLIAVLAARF from the coding sequence ATGTTTCCCGCTCCTGTCACCGCCGTCGTGACGCCCCTGACCGAGGCCACCGGCCCGGCCTCCTGGGCGTGGCTGCTCATCGCCGTACCCGCCGCCTCGGCCGCCCTCCTGCTGCTGGCCGGTCGCCGCTCCAACGCCTGGGGCCACTGGCTGGGCCTTGCCGCCTCCCTGGCCACCGCCTGCCTCGGCGTGGGCATCCTCCTGCAGGTCCTGGGCCTGCCCGCCGAGGAGCGCGTCATCGAGCTGCCCCTCTACCACTGGTTCACCGCCGGCAACCTGAGCATCGACGTCGGCCTGCGCCTGGACCCGCTGTCGCTGACCTTCGTGACCCTGGTGACCTGCGTCGGCTTCCTCATCCACCTGTACTCGGTGGCCTACATGGCCCATGATCTTCACCGGCGCCGCTTCTTCGCCTACCTCAACCTCTTCATCGCCGCGATGCTCACCCTGGTCCTGGGTGACTCCTACATCGTGCTCTTCGTCGGCTGGGAGGGCGTGGGGCTCGCCTCCTACCTGCTCATCGGCTTCTGGAACACGGCCGACGCCGACGCCCCCCAGGGTGAGCAGGTCACCAGCCGCGAGAACGCGGCCGCCGCCAAGAAGGCCTTCGTCATGAACCGCGTGGGCGACGTCGGCCTCCTGCTGGCCATGATGACGATGGTCGGCCAGGTCGGCTCGGTCTCCTTCGACGCCGTCTCCGCCGCCGCCCTCGACGGCTCGGTGGCCACCGGCTGGCTCACCGCCATCGGCTTCTTCCTGCTCCTGGCAGCCTGTGGTAAGTCCGCCCAGTTCCCGCTCCAGGCCTGGCTGGGTGACGCCATGGCCGGTCCCACGCCGGTCTCCGCCCTCATCCACGCCGCCACGATGGTGACTGCCGGCGTCTACCTCATGGTCCGCTCCGCCGCCGTCTTCGAGGGCGCCCCGGACGCCCAGATGGCCGTCGCCGTCGTCGGCGCCATCACCCTGCTGCTGGGAGCCGTCATCGGAAGCGCCAAGGACGACATGAAGAAGGTCCTGGCCGCCTCCACCATGAGCCAGATCGGCTACATGATGCTGGGCGCCGGGCTCGGCCCGATCGGCTACGCCTTCGCCATCTTCCACCTGCTCACCCACGGCTTCTTCAAGGCCCAGCTCTTCCTGGGGGCCGGCTCGGTCATGCACGCCATGAGCGACCAGGTCAACATGCGCCGCTTCGGCGGCCTGCGCAGCGCCATGACGATCACGTGGGTCACCATGGGCATCGGCTGGCTCGCCATCCTGGGGGTGCCGCCCTTCTCCGGGTTCTGGTCCAAGGACCGTCTCATCGAGGCCGCCTTCGTCGGCGAGGGCGCCAAGCCCTGGATCCTGGGAACCATCGCCCTGCTGGGCGCCGGCCTGACCGCCTTCTACATGTCTCGTCTGTTCTTCATGATCTTCCACGGCCAGCGGCGCTGGACCACGGACAAGGACCTGGAGGGCGAGGTCCACCCCCACGAGTCCGGCTGGCTCATGACGCTGCCCCTCATCATCCTGTCCGTGTTCTCCGCGGGCCTGGGCGGGCTGCTGACCTACAACAACATGTTCGTCACCTGGCTGGAGCCGGTCACCGGCCACGCCGAGCACGGCGAGCCGGTCCTGCCGGCCACCGTCATCATGGGCGCCACCCTCGCCCTGGTCGTCGTCGGCGTCGGTGTGGCCTGGTGGATGTACGTGCGCCGCCCGGTGCCCGTTGTCCTCCAGCCCGCCAACGTCCTGGTGGAGGCCGCCCGCAAGGACATGTACCAGGACGCCGTCAACGAGGCCCTGGCCATGCGCACCGGTCAGGGACTCGTCCTGGCCACCGACGCCGTCGAGCGCTACGTCGTCGACGGCGCGATCGAGGGCGCCGCCGCGGGAACCGGTGCCGTGGGGCGCCTGACCCGCCGCACCGAGTCCGGGTACGTGCGCTCCTACGCCGGCTACATGCTGGCCGGAACGGTCCTCGTACTCATCGCCGTCCTGGCTGCCAGGTTCTGA
- the nuoK gene encoding NADH-quinone oxidoreductase subunit NuoK, with protein MSLPIAVYIILAGVLFALGALTVLLRRNAIIELMGVELMLNAVNLVLVTFSRIHGNLTGQVFAFFVMVVAAAEVVVGLSIVVSIFRTRRSTSVDDENLLKN; from the coding sequence GTGAGTCTCCCCATCGCCGTCTACATCATCCTGGCCGGGGTCCTGTTCGCCCTGGGGGCGCTTACCGTGCTGCTGCGCCGCAACGCCATCATCGAGCTCATGGGGGTTGAGCTCATGCTCAACGCCGTCAACCTCGTGCTGGTGACCTTCTCCCGGATCCACGGCAACCTCACCGGCCAGGTCTTCGCCTTCTTCGTCATGGTGGTGGCCGCCGCCGAGGTCGTGGTGGGGCTGAGCATCGTCGTATCCATCTTCCGCACCCGCAGGTCCACGTCGGTCGACGACGAGAACCTGCTCAAGAACTGA
- a CDS encoding NADH-quinone oxidoreductase subunit J: MSALLLPAASAAVPAVVPAAVPAALTGDGRLGLGETIVFGVVALVTVACGIGVLTAKRAVTAAINMIGIMISLAVLYIVNESPFMGITQVVVYTGAVMTLVLFVIMLVGVGGDEPVGAAGSVMRRPVLILLGLGLAGVLGAAVWRTTLPTPAGLKDGAKAAPDLLAVTLYNDHVVTMELTAILLIIAAVGALTLTHRQRIRARLSQRRVAAGKMQAYASKGVHPGQKPMPGVYASTNSAAAPALGADGEAVEESVPRVLRARGQGLELSDVSPEMGLAQRSGKIISRQDSVGGVGDAGSQRTGRSGMPAMPGAAAPAVEQPVLGDDDDFEPKEEK, from the coding sequence ATGAGTGCCCTCCTGCTGCCCGCCGCCTCCGCAGCGGTCCCCGCCGTTGTCCCGGCCGCTGTCCCTGCCGCGCTGACCGGCGATGGTCGCCTGGGGCTGGGCGAGACCATCGTGTTCGGCGTCGTCGCCCTGGTCACCGTGGCCTGCGGCATCGGCGTCCTGACCGCCAAGAGGGCCGTGACGGCCGCCATCAACATGATCGGCATCATGATCTCGCTGGCCGTCCTCTACATCGTCAACGAGTCGCCCTTCATGGGGATCACCCAGGTCGTGGTCTACACCGGCGCCGTCATGACCCTCGTGCTCTTCGTCATCATGCTCGTGGGCGTCGGCGGCGACGAGCCGGTGGGGGCCGCCGGCTCGGTCATGAGGCGCCCGGTCCTCATCCTCCTGGGCCTGGGACTGGCCGGGGTACTGGGCGCCGCCGTGTGGCGCACCACCCTGCCGACGCCGGCCGGGCTCAAGGACGGCGCCAAGGCCGCCCCCGACCTGCTGGCCGTCACGCTCTACAACGACCACGTCGTCACCATGGAGCTGACCGCCATCCTGCTCATCATCGCCGCCGTCGGCGCCCTGACCCTCACCCACCGTCAGCGGATCCGGGCCCGGCTCAGCCAGCGCCGCGTGGCCGCAGGCAAGATGCAGGCCTACGCCTCCAAGGGCGTCCACCCCGGTCAGAAGCCGATGCCCGGCGTCTACGCCTCCACCAACTCCGCCGCCGCCCCGGCCCTGGGCGCCGACGGCGAGGCGGTCGAGGAGTCCGTGCCCCGGGTCCTGAGGGCCCGCGGCCAGGGCCTGGAGCTGTCCGACGTCTCCCCGGAGATGGGCCTGGCCCAGCGCTCGGGGAAGATCATCTCCCGGCAGGACAGTGTCGGCGGCGTCGGGGACGCCGGATCCCAGCGCACCGGCCGCTCCGGGATGCCCGCCATGCCCGGTGCCGCCGCTCCCGCCGTCGAGCAGCCCGTCCTCGGCGACGATGACGACTTCGAGCCCAAGGAGGAGAAGTGA
- a CDS encoding NADH-quinone oxidoreductase subunit M, producing MPTLPASLPVLTVMAIVPLVGALLLWLVPPLRRLHARAVGLVLSLAVLVLGLWALSAFDLGHAGTVQLTDTYSWIPAIGASWALGVNGLGLAMVLLAAFITPLVLLASWGEVPADRQGLFTGLVLALEFFVVVIFSARDLLLFYLCFEAMLIPVYFLIGCFGGDRRQRAALKFLLYSLAGGLIMLIGVIAVYLHSAKDGSPSFLIDSVVANLHVSTSAGHWIFLTFFIAFAIKAPLVPVHTWLPDTAEQATPGTSVLLIGILDKIGTFGMITLVIPIFPEASRWAAPVVLVLAVVSIIYGGLAAIAQDNLYRLISYTSVSHFGFMVLGIFIGNQVAANGAMVYMVAHGLSIAGLYLVTGFMARRTGTVAISELGGIARVMPLVAGTFLVCGLASIALPGLSGFVPEWMVLTGTFSVSLALGGAAVVGVVIAAVYMLLPYQRVFTGAPAPERVGSPDLDGRERLVMVPIIAAMLALGLAPAVLTHALDDVARQVTLTVSRAPEAAASGVAPDDDGAADAPTASTATEGNTK from the coding sequence ATGCCGACTCTTCCCGCATCGCTGCCCGTCCTGACCGTCATGGCGATCGTGCCACTGGTCGGGGCGCTCCTGCTGTGGCTGGTCCCTCCGCTGCGCCGGCTCCACGCCCGCGCCGTGGGCCTGGTGCTCTCCCTGGCCGTCCTCGTCCTGGGCCTGTGGGCACTGAGCGCCTTCGACCTCGGCCACGCCGGCACGGTCCAGCTGACCGACACCTACTCGTGGATCCCCGCCATCGGCGCCTCCTGGGCCCTGGGCGTCAACGGCCTGGGCCTGGCCATGGTGCTCCTGGCCGCCTTCATCACCCCCCTGGTCCTGCTGGCCTCCTGGGGCGAGGTCCCCGCCGACCGGCAGGGCCTGTTCACGGGGCTCGTCCTGGCCCTGGAGTTCTTCGTCGTCGTCATCTTCTCGGCCCGCGACCTGCTGCTGTTCTACCTCTGCTTCGAGGCGATGCTCATCCCGGTGTACTTCCTCATCGGCTGCTTCGGCGGGGACAGGCGCCAGCGCGCCGCCCTGAAGTTCCTCCTGTACTCCCTGGCCGGCGGGCTCATCATGCTCATCGGTGTCATCGCGGTCTACCTGCACTCCGCCAAGGACGGCAGTCCCAGCTTCCTCATCGACTCGGTGGTCGCCAACCTGCACGTGTCGACCTCCGCCGGGCACTGGATCTTCCTGACCTTCTTCATCGCCTTCGCCATCAAGGCGCCCCTCGTCCCGGTCCACACCTGGCTGCCCGACACCGCCGAGCAGGCCACCCCGGGCACCTCGGTACTGCTCATCGGCATCCTGGACAAGATCGGCACCTTCGGGATGATCACCCTGGTCATCCCGATCTTCCCGGAGGCATCGCGCTGGGCCGCGCCCGTGGTCCTGGTCCTGGCGGTCGTCTCCATCATCTACGGGGGCCTGGCCGCCATCGCCCAGGACAACCTCTACCGGCTCATCTCCTACACCTCGGTGAGCCACTTCGGCTTCATGGTCCTGGGGATCTTCATCGGCAACCAGGTGGCCGCCAACGGCGCCATGGTCTACATGGTGGCCCACGGGCTGTCCATCGCCGGGCTCTACCTGGTCACCGGCTTCATGGCCCGGCGCACCGGGACGGTCGCCATCAGTGAGCTCGGCGGCATCGCCCGGGTCATGCCGCTGGTGGCCGGCACCTTCCTCGTGTGCGGCCTGGCCTCCATCGCCCTGCCGGGCCTGAGCGGGTTCGTGCCCGAGTGGATGGTGCTCACCGGCACCTTCTCGGTCTCGCTGGCCCTGGGCGGTGCGGCCGTCGTCGGCGTCGTCATCGCGGCCGTCTACATGCTGCTGCCCTACCAGCGGGTCTTCACCGGCGCGCCGGCTCCCGAGCGCGTGGGCAGCCCTGACCTCGACGGGCGCGAGCGGCTCGTCATGGTCCCCATCATCGCCGCGATGCTCGCGCTCGGCCTGGCCCCGGCCGTGCTCACCCACGCGCTCGACGACGTCGCCCGGCAGGTGACGCTCACGGTGAGCCGGGCCCCGGAGGCCGCCGCCTCCGGCGTCGCCCCTGATGACGACGGTGCCGCCGACGCGCCCACCGCCTCCACCGCTACGGAAGGGAACACCAAGTGA
- a CDS encoding OmpA family protein, which produces MPSFTPPSTDRRAQLTRRSVLSLPALVGAGVVLAGCGMLRKSGSASGKGAGSATSARAAATSTGSQSGVMLETEYEGIALNVEVGPVVVKGKQSVVRLGVVMNSEAPESSSSPMLSQALSEDGFYSLRGVLMMSLENGVVFSDLNKSSDGVLDGIGKEKQVEMFAVFAAPDDSIKNVEILLPNLGVVTGVPVVGADEVSYSVADALSNAEMAQESSGPFKLEGLRVAADGSSDTKQDEKSTTVAVAGDVTFATDSDQLSAQADSVLASVVEQIKKYPSGGDLTITGHTDDVADDAHNQDLSERRAKAVAERLKTLTDLSKWKQSVSGKGESAPRVPNDSEENKQANRRVEITLTPSKPAEAGASPSASEAPSSTALPEATGPVGKGPEGVDVTMGGKTARLSMSGVTRVGKFLIGTLLFSEGYSGVGVGVEG; this is translated from the coding sequence ATGCCGTCCTTCACGCCGCCGTCGACTGATCGCCGCGCCCAGCTGACTCGCCGCAGTGTCCTGTCCCTGCCCGCCCTGGTCGGCGCGGGTGTCGTACTGGCCGGATGCGGGATGCTGAGAAAGAGTGGCTCCGCCTCGGGGAAGGGGGCGGGTTCTGCGACCTCTGCTCGTGCAGCGGCGACGTCGACCGGCTCGCAGAGTGGTGTGATGCTGGAGACCGAGTATGAGGGTATTGCGCTGAATGTTGAAGTGGGGCCTGTTGTCGTCAAGGGGAAGCAGTCTGTGGTCCGCTTGGGCGTCGTCATGAACTCGGAGGCGCCGGAATCGTCCTCGTCCCCGATGCTCAGTCAGGCGCTTTCCGAGGACGGATTTTACTCGCTTAGAGGTGTCTTGATGATGTCCTTGGAGAATGGAGTGGTGTTCTCCGATCTGAATAAGAGCAGTGATGGGGTTCTTGATGGGATCGGTAAGGAGAAGCAGGTCGAGATGTTTGCCGTCTTTGCTGCTCCGGATGACAGTATTAAAAATGTTGAGATACTCCTGCCAAACCTGGGTGTGGTTACAGGTGTGCCTGTGGTCGGTGCTGATGAGGTTAGTTACTCAGTCGCCGATGCTCTGTCCAATGCTGAAATGGCGCAAGAGAGTTCCGGTCCGTTCAAGCTTGAGGGGTTGAGGGTGGCTGCTGATGGTTCGTCGGATACGAAGCAGGATGAGAAGTCGACGACGGTGGCGGTGGCCGGGGATGTCACCTTCGCAACTGACTCCGATCAGCTCTCGGCTCAGGCTGACAGTGTGTTGGCGAGTGTGGTGGAGCAGATCAAGAAGTATCCGTCTGGTGGTGATCTGACGATCACGGGTCACACGGATGACGTGGCTGATGATGCGCACAACCAGGATCTGTCGGAGCGTCGCGCCAAGGCGGTGGCTGAGCGGCTCAAGACGCTGACGGACCTGTCGAAGTGGAAGCAGTCGGTGTCGGGTAAAGGGGAGTCTGCTCCTCGGGTGCCCAATGACTCCGAGGAGAACAAGCAGGCCAACCGCCGCGTGGAGATCACGCTGACGCCCTCGAAGCCCGCCGAAGCCGGTGCGTCACCGAGTGCGAGTGAGGCTCCGTCGTCGACGGCACTGCCGGAGGCTACCGGTCCGGTGGGCAAGGGGCCCGAGGGCGTGGATGTGACGATGGGCGGGAAGACTGCGAGGCTGTCGATGAGTGGCGTGACCAGGGTTGGAAAATTTCTGATTGGAACACTCCTGTTCAGTGAAGGTTATTCAGGGGTTGGTGTAGGCGTAGAGGGCTAG